A part of Oryctolagus cuniculus chromosome 15, mOryCun1.1, whole genome shotgun sequence genomic DNA contains:
- the LOC100354715 gene encoding fumarate hydratase, mitochondrial, whose amino-acid sequence MYRALRVFARSGRLARAPASASAPGLSGAAVLPVWLPNAAQMASQNSFRTEYDTFGELKVPNDKYYGAQTVRSTVNFKIGGVTERMPIPVIKAFGILKRAAAEVNQDYGLDPKIANAIMKAADEVAEGKLNDHFPLVIWQTGSGTQTNMNVNEVSSNRAIEMLGGELGSKKPVHPNDHVNKSQSSNDTFPTAMHIAAAIEVHEVLLPGLQKLHDALEAKSKEFAQIIKIGRTHTQDAVPLTLGQEFSGYVQQVKYAMARIKAAMPRIYELAAGGTAVGTGLNTRIGFAEKVAAKVAALTGLPFVTAPNKSEALAAHDALVELSGAMNTTACSLMKIANDVRFLGSGPRSGLGELILPENEPGSSIMPGKVNPTQCEAMTMVAAQVMGNHVAVTVGGSNGHFELNVFKPMMIKNVLHSARLLGDASVSFTENCVLGIQANTERINKLMNESLMLVTALNPHIGYDKAAKIAKTAHKNGSTLKETAIELGYLTAEQFDEWMKPKDMLGPK is encoded by the coding sequence ATGTACCGAGCACTCCGGGTCTTCGCGCGGTCAGGCCGCCTTGCGCGAGCTCCAGCCTCCGCCTCGGCTCCGGGCTTGAGTGGCGCTGCCGTCCTCCCAGTCTGGCTTCCGAACGCCGCTCAAATGGCAAGCCAAAATTCCTTCAGGACAGAATATGATACCTTTGGGGAACTCAAGGTCCCAAATGATAAGTATTATGGTGCCCAGACTGTGAGATCTACAGTGAACTTCAAGATTGGAGGTGTGACGGAACGCATGCCAATTCCAGTTATTAAAGCTTTTGGCATCTTGAAGCGAGCAGCTGCTGAAGTAAACCAGGATTATGGTCTTGATCCAAAGATCGCCAATGCAAtaatgaaggcagcagatgaggtaGCTGAAGGTAAATTAAATGATCATTTTCCTCTCGTGATATGGCAGACTGGATCGGGAACTCAGACAAATATGAATGTAAATGAAGTCAGTAGCAACAGAGCAATTGAGATGTTGGGAGGTGAACTTGGCAGTAAGAAACCTGTGCATCCCAATGATCATGTTAATAAAAGCCAGAGTTCAAATGATACTTTCCCCACAGCAATGCACATTGCTGCTGCAATAGAAGTTCATGAAGTACTCTTACCAGGACTCCAGAAGTTACATGATGCTCTGGAAGCAAAATCCAAAGAGTTTGCTCAGATCATCAAAATTGGACGAACTCATACTCAGGATGCTGTTCCGCTTACTCTTGGTCAGGAATTCAGTGGTTATGTTCAACAAGTGAAATATGCAATGGCGAGAATAAAAGCCGCCATGCCAAGAATCTATGAGCTCGCAGCTGGAGGCACTGCTGTTGGTACTGGCTTAAATACTAGAATTGGCTTTGCAGAAAAGGTTGCTGCGAAGGTGGCTGCCCTCACAGGCTTGCCTTTTGTCACTGCTCCAAATAAATCTGAAGCTCTGGCTGCTCATGATGCTCTGGTTGAGCTCAGTGGAGCCATGAACACGACTGCTTGCAGTCTGATGAAGATAGCAAATGATGTTCGTTTTCTGGGTTCTGGCCCTCGGTCAGGCCTGGGAGAATTGATCTTGCCTGAAAATGAACCGGGAAGCAGTATCATGCCAGGCAAGGTGAACCCTACTCAGTGTGAAGCAATGACCATGGTTGCAGCCCAGGTCATGGGGAATCATGTTGCTGTTACAGTTGGAGGcagcaatggacattttgagctGAATGTTTTCAAGCCAATGATGATTAAAAATGTGTTGCACTCAGCCAGACTGCTAGGGGATGCTTCAGTTTCCTTCACAGAAAACTGTGTCCTGGGGATCCAGGCTAACACAGAAAGGATCAATAAGCTAATGAATGAGTCTCTAATGTTGGTGACAGCTCTCAATCCACATATAGGATATGACAAGGCAGCAAAGATTGCTAAGACAGCACACAAAAATGGATCAACCTTGAAAGAAACTGCTATTGAACTTGGGTATCTCACAGCAGAGCAGTTTGATGAGTGGATGAAACCTAAAGACATGCTGGGTCCGAAGTGA